TTTACTCAAGTGCCCCTTATGTTCCAAACTTCTGATCACACCCACTGCATATTCAAACTCGTTTTTCTTCGGTTCACCTTTGGGTCCCGCTTTTGTTGTACCGTCAGATTTGCATGGAGTACAAGGAAACTCAGTTGTTGAATCTGTTTGCGTTTTAGCGTTGACTTCTGTTTCCTTGCTTGTTGACCATTTTGACTCCCAAAACCCGAGGACTTTCTTGTTGCTGAAGAAAGACACCATGCAAGAATACTCGGTTGATGGATCGAGATTCGTGAGCTTGAATCTTTTTTCGGGGTTGAGGACGACGTACGTTGCTTCTTTGGGATATGAAGTGAGAGTTGACTTCCAGTGCCAAATTCTGCATCCGAAGAAATCTTCAAATAAATTCGGTTCGTAATCTAGTACGATTGTTACTGAAGTTGGCGTAGATTCTTCAAATGATATCCGACATGCTgcgtaaaaaaaaatattaatattaataaacatgAATATTTGTCAATCTTAACAGTTCCAATGTAAACGAAGTGATTTAATTATCACATTGATTCATTATATGCACAAGATAATTGTAAACCGAGTACTCGGTTTttgcaactcggggagtactcgacaagtctcggtcaaacttggtcaaactctgTAAAAAATCAGTCAAACTCGGCCAAAACTAAGGATTACTCGGAAACTTGACCAAAACTCGGGATACTTGAAATTCAGCCAAAAttggtcaaaatcggtcaaagtcatattttgtcaacatccgagtactcctcgAGTTGCCGAGTACTCCTTAAAAAGTCCCGACAGAGTACTCCCCGGGTAGCATTTTAGCAACCTTGCGAGAAAGAAAATTAAAGATTAAAAGAACACTTGCTTGCGATTTTGTTTGGTTGGTAATGATCTACGCTTGAATTGGAGAACAATGAATCAAAAGCTTCAATTGCAGAAGTACAGAGTGTGTGAACTTCAACGCTACACGGGAGCCTGTTAACAAGGCGTCGGTCCATCTTAACTGATACTGAATTAATGGGTCCCACTTCACTTTCAAGTATGTTTGCTGCAGATTCGACAATGTTCAGAAGTTTCTTATATTTCAGAGTGCCTTCAATGATCTTGTTACTTAGAGAAACACGGAGACACAGCGCGTCAACTCTTCTGGCTTCAATAGCATAAACCAGCTGTTTTCTCCACGTCCTGAAACAGTTGACTTTTTAGGTCAAACATATTGATTTTGTAGATATTGAAGGTTACAACTTACAATCATATCTACTGTATTTCCAACAATATCAATTACGCACTTGGACAGTAACAAATTTGGCCTAGTATTTGTAAATCATATCTAAAACTAACATTTGCAGATATTTTGGAAGGGGTGGCAAATTTGACCCATTTGCATGTGAATGGCTGGGTTATATTTTATATCTAACAGGTATAAAAAGGGGCAACTAAGAAGGTAACATGTCAAATGGGTTATAAATGAAGGCTAATGATATTTCCACTGATGATGTTGATAAATCTACCATTATCATGCATTAAGTACTTGTAACAAGTACTTAATGCATGATAATGGTGGATTTATCAAGCGCATTGAATCACATATTGCTCGTAAAATTTTGATATAGGCGGATCTGATCCATAAAAAGCATTGCAAAATATTATCAGTCGAGTCAAATCCATTTTGATCCGTTACTCAACACTCCTATTCGCCCATTAAGAAAAGAAAGTATATAATTACCTCATTATACCATTTAACTTTCCGCAAGAAACACAATAAAAATCGCCATCCAGCTTCGGATAGTAACCATTGGTTGATATGCCAGCCTTATTGTGAGTAGTAGCACATTCTAAATGGCACGACATGCCACATGGCTCATCGCCTTCGTTACGTGAATCCGAATCCCAATCGCACGTTAACCAAAAACTTGGATCCTTATTATCATCAAACCGATGACATATACAACAAGAACATCTCTTGCAAAAAACATCCTTAGTCGACAATGCTGCTTTACATGCTAGATTTTGACATACACGAGTCTTAGTTTGGTCGTGATTTCGGATACTCTCACATGTGGTAGTATTAGTACTAGGTAGTTCAAGTGGGCCCTCATGTTTTTGCTTCTTTAACGGTGAGATATCAATTGAATTTTCGGTTGTAGTTGGTTTTTTCGTGTTGTTTGAGACTAGTTTAAGAAGGTGGTTTATCATTCTAAGTTTTGTGAATCCACTATACTTTCGTTCTTTACCCATTTCGGCACATATGATTTCAAGAAGCTCTTTACGGGTCAACGAACTAAGAATCTTTGGAGCATCTTCGGACCAATGAGCAATACGATGAACAAGTTTTCTTTTTTCTTCCAAACTCATTTGATTACATTTTTCAGGGTCAAGCACATATCCtgtcaaattaaaacaattacaaaatACAAATTGTGCAAAATCCTACATATCAAATAGccaaacaaactacacatcattaATTAAATCATTGATTCATGAACTTATATATGCAATGATAATAGAAAAATATTGAGAAAGTATCCCCACTTCCCACTACAAATAAAAACAAAGaagtaacattttttttttttttttttttttttttttcctcatgTCCACAGATAGCAGCTTACAATACCTTtcttcaatatttttttttttatgaaattaccaaattgcccacaTCAATACTATGAATTGAAGATATCCTAACTCAATAGGGTCCACAGGACTTCTTTACTTCATCAGTACCAAACAGTATTTAAGAATTTAAGGCATCCATTTAAGTCAAACTATACATTTTTGTAACTTGTAAGCAATCATATCTAGTTTCTACCACTTatatgtattttaatataatataatttagtaATTTAATAATAGCATACTTTCTTTACTACCTCTGTTAcaaaaaatgaatatataaatacttataaaccTTTTCATGTCAAACATACACTACTTTTTTGCTTCAAAGTTGTTAAATCCTAACAAAATTGTAATGATTCTAAGTAGTAATTAATATACATTAGAGAATCCAAAGCTAGAAATAAAATAGTTTAATTATAATGTAATCTGTTTTGCAccctaaaaaaagaaaaaaaaaatcaaaaacttCAATAGCGGAACCCTAGAGGTGAAAACACATTCTATCAAGACTCACAACTGCTATTTCTAACCtacatttttcaaaaaaaaaaaaagttaaaaatcaaaataataataataattgaaaagcaCGGCATAAAGAACTTTTTAGGCATGCATCAGCAACTAATCAGAGGCATTAATAATACATTACATAAAAATAGTAAAAGAACAAAAAGAACTATTTTTGTAAGTAACAACTATGAATCAAGAATGAAGAACATAATGTTATTAAAATCATGCATCAGGAGCAGCAAAAATGAggcattatattaaattaaatttttaaattaaaaaaatataataaaagggaaTTAAAATAAAGTGTGGAAATTACAAACCTGAAAACACAGATTCCATTCCTGAAGACCCACATTCAGGATTATTCATCATACATTCAAAGGAATAGTGAAGTGGAGTACCAATCTTTTCCTAAAAGATTCAATTCAActttttactaaaaaaaaaaaaaaaaaaaaaaaaaaaaaaaacaagaaaatAAAGGAAGAGAGAGAATTTGTGTGTGATTTGGCGTGTGTAATATGCGTGAGAGAGACAAAATGCAGGTAGTAGCTAAAGGATAAAAACGCCCTCTTTCGATAGAATTAGGATGAAATCGGGCCGGGCCCAGACTCAAACCCAATTAAAAAGTTGGTCTCAAATCTAAACTCATCGAGTCCCATTTACTTATTAACTAGATAATAAATGGGTTTTCCTACGAGCATCCGTGTCCCCATTACTTACGAAGTACAAACTATCGGATAAACGAGTTTTTCCTCGAGTATTCGAGTCTTTTTAGGCATACGGGCCGGATAATCGGGCTGAGTAATCGGGTTTATGGGACAGGTTTAACGAGTATATGGGTTGGTATATGGACGGTCATTATCCGGGTACAGTTAGGTAATCGTATTTGTGTCTAAAACCATCCCCGACCTGGATtcggaaaaaaaaaaaatcattaccaTACCCGGTCCTAGACCATTTACCCGGCCCAAAGTTATCGATTTGGAGTTTTTCTATCTGGTACTGcgttttttctctttttttttcccATCCTAGATAAAATACAGAGGCTTTGAGCATTTAACTATTTTATTTGTTTTATTCCTTGATATAATTTtggagaaaagaaagaaaagttaaAGAAAATTGAAAATAATTATTGTTTCATAATTTGATAGACGGAAAAGAAAAGGGAATGAATGGATCATTATAATGTATTTTCTTTTTAATATTTCTTTCACACTCGAAAGATCTCACTTTTATCCCTTTTAATCTCTTCTcattttgaaacaacccaacccttatttaaaccggcccgtaatttttttttctttaatacattaatatttaggtcccatttatgtttccaaatacatctttaacacaataataagttcaataaacttttcgaacatttaatacatagtttaaatatccgaaagggtaaacacgacccgactattttaatgtccaacaaagccgagcatggtgattggggatacgctacccaatcctaatcgatccaaaagcgcatcttctaaagcaaactacgcaagtccactagtccccattcttacccgagccacctcctccatgcaaatctataaaaatgtaaacaacgagagggtaagctaatacttagtgaatgtaaagatactatacacatacatatgcataaaatggctacgcatcaccaagcatcaaaataacacataccgtctccgcatggtaaacaaactacaaaagagcacaatacacaaagtagctacacgctacgtaaacgccaagctaacgccacaagattagctacaacacaacaataagtatatacgcgtatataacaactataatcaacaataacgataaggttaaccccttaacccaaaccacatgaaggtcggccgaactacccgagccttagtgaattcgcactacccgagattcacttccttcaccacttctacaaccgaggttggccgaactacccgagccttagtgaattcgcacaacccgaaattcaccacctcatcaccaagatgaccgaaacaacccgagtcatcatgaatccgcactaaccgagattcatttcctcaacaacaaatgctagcaacccatcgccaaaagggttatccaaaacgctagccaattcacaacaccaagggtaaaaacccacaacgcgtaagcgtatcacatggacccgaagcacaaggtccatcctcccacacgaacatagagtaaacccgaacaagggtcaccctacacacacacacacccccattttacacatacacatgtgcatagtaaatttacactcatcttgaagtcttgatggatgccaaccaaaatccgcaaacgccaatggaacgtacctattccattatcacatgacaaataacacaattatggtggatttacaaaccaacccaaatcaacAACTAGCGCAATTTCGACCCAATGCACCTccgagcacaaaccgcgcccaaactaaccaataatcactaacaatagtgacaatggtcctaatacgccaattaaacccaaacataagtgttaaacacttatcattctcaaaatcgcccataaaccctaatttgacccataagaagtcaacattTCGCCACGAACAAGTTTTgagaccaaaacatatttaactagggtttatacttcaacttaatccattttaagtttataaaccttattaaatcgacaattgggctataatcatcaccaaaccctaattttgactctaatcaaaattagtcaaccacatgaaccctaaaggcttccaacacctcaataatcactaaatactagtgattacacccatttgcaagtcttacaaacttacacttgttcaccaaacccaaatgtaacaacccaaaccaacccgcgattaaaccgtgtaaaattacaaaataaaaaaaaaatttgctgaactgccacctggcgcggcgcgccatataggccgcgcggcgcgccaaacctgactgtccggaaagtctttaaatgcgaaaatgtttgactagttcccgacgtatttagacaaaacgcttttaaccgcatgttcaatatataaaaactagcgcgttccattaataaaatttagtttacgaagcggggcccacatcgacccaaattaccctttaagtatcaaaatacaattttcgaccataagacttttaatacaaaacaaagccgagcatggcgattggggatacgctacccaatcctaataaatccaaaagcaagccttctacgcaaactatgcaagtcctctaatcctcgcgcttacccgagccaccatccgcatgcaatctataaaaagagtcaacaacgagagggtaagctaacgcttagtgaatgataatatactacatacatatatatgtataaaatggacacgccacaaaataacaaataccgcataccgaggcatccatatataaggcactacactaagcataccgtacgatctctaagcaacaagctaaagatacaacaacaatataagttcaccaacgacgatgtgaacaacgccaaatagctacacccggagggttagctacaacacaacaatacattaa
This genomic window from Rutidosis leptorrhynchoides isolate AG116_Rl617_1_P2 chromosome 2, CSIRO_AGI_Rlap_v1, whole genome shotgun sequence contains:
- the LOC139893105 gene encoding VIN3-like protein 2, translated to MMNNPECGSSGMESVFSGYVLDPEKCNQMSLEEKRKLVHRIAHWSEDAPKILSSLTRKELLEIICAEMGKERKYSGFTKLRMINHLLKLVSNNTKKPTTTENSIDISPLKKQKHEGPLELPSTNTTTCESIRNHDQTKTRVCQNLACKAALSTKDVFCKRCSCCICHRFDDNKDPSFWLTCDWDSDSRNEGDEPCGMSCHLECATTHNKAGISTNGYYPKLDGDFYCVSCGKLNGIMRTWRKQLVYAIEARRVDALCLRVSLSNKIIEGTLKYKKLLNIVESAANILESEVGPINSVSVKMDRRLVNRLPCSVEVHTLCTSAIEAFDSLFSNSSVDHYQPNKIATCRISFEESTPTSVTIVLDYEPNLFEDFFGCRIWHWKSTLTSYPKEATYVVLNPEKRFKLTNLDPSTEYSCMVSFFSNKKVLGFWESKWSTSKETEVNAKTQTDSTTEFPCTPCKSDGTTKAGPKGEPKKNEFEYAVGVIRSLEHKGHLSKDFRVKFLTWFSLKATMQQRRIVNVFVDALIDDPPSLAEQLLDTFADEICGR